One Nicotiana tomentosiformis chromosome 4, ASM39032v3, whole genome shotgun sequence genomic window carries:
- the LOC104089005 gene encoding ethylene-responsive transcription factor ERF014-like: MVKTEQKMLAAEASKSTMALSSSSISNNNNNNKNMKMKKKKYKGVRMRSWGSWVSEIRAPNQKTRIWLGSYSTAEAAARAYDAALLCLKGPSAANNLNFPFNSSFYHHIDHHTSTTLSPKAIQRVAAAAATAENVENNDVPSPPLSSTSTSTNYSSSPLSHEDQLDEVSLLPTFDHLATLEEETTTVSMMAHWYNFDSPKYNDMLHGTVFFDPPLMEEVYYEEGSADIPLWSFC, translated from the coding sequence ATGGTGAAGACCGAGCAGAAAATGCTAGCTGCAGAAGCAAGCAAGAGTACAATGGCATTATCATCTTCAAGCATcagcaacaataataataataataaaaacatgaagatgaagaagaagaagtacaAGGGAGTAAGAATGAGAAGCTGGGGATCATGGGTATCAGAAATAAGAGCACCAAATCAGAAAACAAGAATCTGGTTAGGCTCTTATTCAACTGCGGAAGCTGCTGCTCGAGCTTATGATGCTGCTCTCTTATGCCTCAAAGGCCCTTCTGCTGCTAATAATCTCAACTTCCCTTTCAACTCCTCTTTCTATCACCACATTGATCATCACACTTCTACAACTTTATCTCCTAAAGCCATCCAAAGGGTCGCCGCCGCTGCCGCTACCGCTGAAAATGTTGAAAATAATGACGTACCATCTCCACCCCTTTCTTCTACTTCTACTTCTACTAATTATTCTTCTTCACCATTGAGTCATGAGGATCAATTAGATGAGGTTTCTTTATTACCAACATTTGATCATCTTGCTACTTTGGAAGAGGAGACAACAACTGTGTCAATGATGGCCCACTGGTACAACTTTGATTCTCCAAAGTACAATGACATGCTTCACGGTACAGTTTTCTTTGATCCCCCATTAATGGAGGAAGTTTATTATGAAGAAGGATCTGCAGATATCCCTTTATGGAGTTTTTGCTGA